Proteins from one Anopheles nili chromosome 2, idAnoNiliSN_F5_01, whole genome shotgun sequence genomic window:
- the LOC128720075 gene encoding transcription elongation factor 1 homolog, whose amino-acid sequence MGRRKSKRKPPPKRKNIEPLDQQFNCPFCNHEKSCEVKMDKAKNSAKILCRVCLEEYQTAINFLSEPVDVYNDWVDACETAN is encoded by the coding sequence ATGGGACGTCGGAAATCTAAAAGAAAGCCGCCACCTAAACGGAAGAATATTGAACCGCTCGATCAGCAATTCAATTGTCCGTTCTGCAATCACGAGAAATCCTGTGAGGTAAAAATGGACAAGGCAAAAAACTCGGCAAAAATATTAtgtcgtgtgtgtttggaggAGTACCAGACAGCGATAAACTTCTTATCTGAACCAGTAGATGTGTACAACGATTGGGTGGATGCTTGTGAGACAGCGAATTGA
- the LOC128720298 gene encoding bolA-like protein DDB_G0274169, with protein sequence MATVIENPIEMAIRSGLTKELDPVHLEIVNESYMHNVPKGSETHFKVLVVSQQFEGLALIKRHRMVNDIVKNNLNGDFVHALSIVAKTPQQWDEAYELKPSPNCKGGFGK encoded by the exons ATGGCAACAGTCATTGAAAATCCAATCGAGATGGCTATTCGCAGCGGTCTAACGAAAGAACTCGATCCCGTGCATCTGGAGATCGTTAATGAATCTTACATGCACAATGTTCCTAAGGGGTCGGAAACACATTTCAAGGTTCTAGTCGTATCACAACAATTCGAAGGATTGGCATTAATTAAG CGACATCGAATGGTGAATGacattgtaaaaaataatctgAATGGCGATTTCGTACATGCTCTCTCTATAGTCGCAAAAACCCCACAGCAATGGGATGAAGCTTATGAGCTCAAACCCAGTCCAAATTGTAAAGGGGGATTTGGTAAATAA